A window from Streptomyces sp. NBC_00271 encodes these proteins:
- a CDS encoding transketolase: MTIIEAERRHPYQDLPRLMGLMTGDEKHGPAATSTLDALWVLYDRVLRVGPERMDDPERDRFLLSKGHGPMAYYAVLAAKGFVPVEWLSDFGAYDSPLGHHPDRVLVPGAEIGSGSLGHGLPIAVGTALGLRAQGLGEPRVWVLVGDAELDEGSNHEAIAYAGPTGLDRLHTVVIDNSSASHARPGGIAARFEAAGWSALTVDGRDHEALYAAFTAPHPGRPHVVVARVEPKSA; encoded by the coding sequence ATGACGATCATCGAGGCAGAACGCCGACACCCGTACCAGGACCTGCCCCGCCTGATGGGGCTGATGACCGGCGACGAGAAGCACGGACCCGCGGCGACGTCCACGCTGGACGCGCTGTGGGTGCTCTACGACCGGGTGCTGCGGGTCGGGCCCGAGCGGATGGACGATCCGGAGCGGGACCGGTTCCTGCTCTCCAAGGGGCACGGGCCGATGGCGTACTACGCGGTGCTCGCGGCCAAGGGCTTCGTGCCCGTGGAGTGGCTGTCGGACTTCGGCGCGTACGACTCACCGCTCGGACACCACCCGGACCGGGTGCTGGTACCCGGTGCCGAGATCGGCAGCGGGTCGCTGGGGCACGGGCTGCCGATCGCTGTCGGCACCGCGCTGGGCCTGCGCGCGCAGGGGCTGGGCGAGCCCCGTGTGTGGGTGCTGGTCGGCGACGCGGAGCTGGACGAGGGCAGCAACCACGAGGCGATCGCGTACGCCGGGCCGACCGGTCTCGACCGGCTGCACACCGTGGTGATCGACAACTCCTCCGCCAGTCATGCCCGGCCCGGCGGTATCGCCGCCCGGTTCGAGGCCGCGGGCTGGTCCGCCCTGACCGTCGACGGCCGTGACCACGAGGCGCTGTACGCCGCCTTCACCGCGCCCCACCCGGGTCGCCCGCACGTGGTGGTCGCCCGGGTCGAGCCCAAGTCCGCCTGA
- a CDS encoding transketolase family protein, whose amino-acid sequence MDTMRDRFAPVMTRLLDEDPRVAVVLAEIGKDGFTEARRRHPDRVINVGIREQLLVGAGAGLALTGLRPVVHTFASFLVERPFEQVKLDLGHQDVGAVLVSAAASFDWPAGGFTHMAPGDVALLDTLDGWTVHVPGHPDEAEQLLRQAVAAGDDKVYVRLSVQSNAQGLPVDGARFRTVREGRAGVVVAVGPMLDAVLAATEGLDVTVLYAATVRPFDGQALRRATEAAGTDVVLVEPYLAGTSTAAAGDALADVPHRVLGLGVRRRELRRYGTVDEHLTAHGLDAGSLRERIGGFLSASGRPRP is encoded by the coding sequence ATGGACACCATGCGTGATCGTTTCGCCCCCGTCATGACGCGGCTGCTCGACGAGGACCCTCGGGTCGCGGTCGTCCTCGCCGAGATCGGCAAGGACGGTTTCACGGAAGCCCGGCGCAGGCATCCCGATCGGGTGATCAACGTCGGGATCCGCGAACAGCTCCTGGTCGGGGCGGGCGCGGGCCTGGCGCTGACCGGTCTGCGGCCCGTCGTGCACACCTTCGCCAGCTTCCTCGTCGAGCGGCCGTTCGAGCAGGTCAAGCTGGACCTCGGACACCAGGACGTGGGCGCGGTGCTGGTGAGCGCTGCCGCGTCCTTCGACTGGCCCGCCGGAGGCTTCACCCACATGGCACCCGGCGACGTGGCCCTGCTCGACACACTGGACGGCTGGACCGTGCACGTTCCCGGCCATCCGGACGAGGCCGAGCAGCTGCTGCGGCAGGCGGTCGCCGCCGGGGACGACAAGGTGTACGTGCGGTTGTCCGTGCAGTCCAACGCGCAGGGCCTGCCGGTCGACGGGGCCCGTTTCCGTACCGTCCGGGAAGGGCGCGCAGGGGTCGTCGTCGCCGTCGGGCCGATGCTCGACGCCGTACTCGCCGCCACGGAGGGACTCGACGTCACCGTCCTGTACGCGGCCACCGTGAGGCCCTTCGACGGGCAGGCCCTGCGCCGCGCCACGGAGGCGGCGGGCACCGACGTCGTCCTCGTCGAGCCGTACCTGGCCGGTACGTCCACGGCCGCCGCGGGCGACGCGCTCGCCGACGTACCCCACCGTGTCCTCGGCCTCGGAGTCCGTCGGCGTGAGCTGCGCAGGTACGGGACCGTGGACGAGCACCTGACCGCGCACGGCCTCGACGCGGGATCCCTGCGCGAGCGGATCGGCGGCTTCCTGAGCGCCTCGGGCCGACCGCGCCCCTGA